A single window of Stigmatopora nigra isolate UIUO_SnigA chromosome 20, RoL_Snig_1.1, whole genome shotgun sequence DNA harbors:
- the LOC144213397 gene encoding uncharacterized protein LOC144213397: MQEYTGEKPFSCSVCGKAFTEEGSLKRHTRTHTGEKPFSCSVCSKAFSKKGNLKTHTKTHTGEKPFSCSVCGQRFTVKGSLISHARTHTGEKPFSCSVCGQRFTQKGSLDIHARLHTGKKTFSCSVCGQRFTKKEYLICHARTHTGEKPFSCSVCSKAFSTKESLKRHTRTHTGEKKFSCSVCSQRFTEKGSLKRHIRTHTGEKPFSCSVCGQRFTVKASLKKHIRTHTGEKPFSCSVCGERFTQKGNLISHARIHTGEKPFSCSACGQRFTVKSSLKKHIRTHTGEKPFSCSVCGQKFTQIGDLNRHARTHTGEKPFLCSVCSKAFSTKGNLKTHTRTHTGEKTFSCSVCGERFIQKENLISHARTHTGEKPFSCSVCGRTFSRKRSLEEHLLTHTGEQCFPAQSVSTDALQQPN, encoded by the coding sequence atgcaagaatacacaggtgaaaaaccattttcgtgttcagtttgtggtaaagcatTCACAGAggagggaagcttaaaaagacacacaagaacccacactggtgaaaaaccattttcgtgttcagtttgcagtaaagccttttctaaaaaaggcaacttaaaaacccacacaaaaacccacacaggtgaaaaaccattttcgtgttcagtctgtggtcaaagattcacagtgaagggaagcttaattagccatgcaagaacacacacaggtgaaaaaccattttcgtgttcagtttgtggtcaacgattcacacagaagggaagcttagatattcatgcaagattacacactggtaaaaaaacattttcatgctcagtttgtggtcaaagattcacaaagAAGGAATACTTAATTtgtcatgcaagaacccacactggtgaaaaaccattttcatgttcagtttgcagtaaagccttttctacaaaagaaagcttaaaaaggcacacaagaacccacacaggtgaaaaaaaattttcatgttcagtttgtagtcaaagattcacagagaagggaagcttaaaaagacacataagaacccacactggtgaaaaaccattttcatgttcagtttgtggtcaaagattcacagtgaaggcaagcttaaaaaaacacataagaacccacactggtgaaaaaccattttcgtgttcagtttgtggtgaaagattcacacagaagggaaacttaattagccatgcaagaatacacacaggtgaaaaaccattttcatgttcagcttgtggtcaaagattcacagtgaagtcaagcttaaaaaaacacataagaacccacactggtgaaaaaccattttcgtgttcagtttgtggtcaaaaatTCACACAGATTGGAGACTTAAATaggcatgcaagaacacacactggtgaaaaaccatttttgtgttcagtttgcagtaaagccttttctacaaaaggaaacttaaaaacccacacaagaacccacacaggtgaaaaaacattttcttgttcagtttgtggtgaaagattcatACAGAAGGAAAacttaattagccatgcaagaacccacactggtgaaaaaccattttcatgttcagtttgtggtcggacattttcccgaaagagaagcttagaagaacacttattaacccacactggagaacaatgttttcctgctcagtctgtgagcacagatgcgctacaacagcccaattaa